GTGTCATTCCATGTAGTCTGGTCTCTGGCACACATCAATTTATCGGTTTCCTATAGTGGGAAAGGTTAGTTATTTGCTAAACTGTCACCCAACTATTCCAGGATACTGAATTAAAGGGCATTGACAGTTTTTCCTACCTAGGGGAGGAAACAACTACAAGAAGTCTGGTTGCAGTCAGTTAGCTGGGGAAGGAACAGTATAGTACCCGGTAGTTACTTTATTAATTAGGAATATCTTTACTATTATTTGTCAACAattactttatatttattaatatatttatgtctgaacaatatgcaTCATTACAACAAAGCTGTATCTgtcatgataaaaaaattgttggCAAGTgtttattttctcatttttagTTTTTCCTTGGTAATATGGCATATCAAGAAGCTCTAGCAGACACACAGGTTGCTGTTGTTAATATTCTGTCATCTACATCAGGTAAGTTTCCAGTCTTGGAGTTTGCCCACTGACAAATACAGagaatgtcatgacaacaagaTTGCAATGtatgtcatcaccagaggtttCCCATGAACTCTTACAATACCCAAATATGTccgaacacatgtcaagtgaagAAGGGCTTTTTTTTTACAAGGTTGCAAACTACAGTAAGATACCaaggtgttattttatcaaGCAAAATCATGtataagttgatagcaataatcaatacaagtgtgctaaaggcagaaataaatcTGATTGGACTTTCTCTTTAACTTGATGTTGATGATGCTTTCTGTGCAGGGAGTCTCCACATGGAATGATGCATACATAATATAGATTCTTAATTTATGCATATAAAGAACTTGTCAAGCAGTATTCCCAATCTTAaaatgcaagtacatgtatcttgaCTTTTGACCCATTATGTATGccattaacctttgacctaagTTATTTTTTTGGAGACTGTCTTTGTAATGCAAGGGGTTACCAGGTGATGGTGCAACATATGTGACGATTATACAATAGCATTTCATATCATAACCTGTCAACACTTTGTGGTCATTACAGGTTTATTTACTTTGCTACTAGCTGCCTTGTTTCCTAGTTCCCATGGTGATAAGTTCACTCTCACTAAACTGGTATCAGTTCTTTTTACGTAAGTACATACATCTTTATCTTTCATAATTATTCATGAGGTCAAAATAACCATTATGATTGTAACACTAGTAATAataactgtgtacatgtagttcaaatCTGTATATCATTGATTCTTTATACTTGATAGATTTCAACAGAATCGTTAACTGCtaacaatgaatatacatgaGTTGTTTACATTGAAAGGAATAGGCactaaggagtcatgaatattcattgttcagccatgaataattatttctgctgactcccatgatgcaatggtccAATCAAAAATACCcgataaaggcacaagatcaacttgatgtttctctgaaattgctagtaattgtaggtgatgtaaaatcatgaaatgactctctagaacTCATAGTTTAGGAAAATGGCTCTATTTCCTGGCGCGGTGTTCCTTGATAAGATCTAcaatattgttgtatttttgttcACTGTAGAATTGGTGGGATAGTATTAGTAAGTTTTTCAGATAACACATCCACTGGTGATCAAGTACAACTAGGTGCAATCTGGGCACTATGTGGTGCTTTACTCTACGCTATTTATCTTGTTATGTTAAAAAGAAAAGTAGACAATGAAGAAAGGATAGATATTCCTATGTTCTTTGGTAAGTATATTGATGCTTCACAGACTGTACTTGTACCCCTAACATCAACACCCCTCATTTGTACCCTAAAGATCAACATCCCCTCATTTGTACCCCGAAGATCAACACCACTCATATGTACCCCTTACATCAACTCCCCTCATTTGTACCCCTAACATCAACTCCCCTCATTTGTACCCCTAACATCAACACCCCTCATCTGTACCCCTAACATCAATACCCCTCATTTGTACCCCTAACATCAACACCCCTCATTTGTACCCCTAATATCAACACCTCTCATTTATACCCATAATATCAACACCTCTCATTTGTACCTCTAATATCAACACCTCTCATTTATACCCATAATATCAACACCTCTCATTTGTTCCACTTATATCAACACCCCTCATTTGTACCTCTAATATCACCTCTCATCTGTACCCCCAACACCAGCATATCTCAACTCTAGCCTTGCACCAGTATCCCATCCATGATAACCAACATGTTAATTTGTCTGTTTCTACATCCCCATTGTGTGTAACTTGTCTGTTTCTACATCCCCATTGTGTGTAGCACCTTCAGAAgtgtttattttacatttgaagttgtcaaaccttgtataaaaaaatatgatattacatgagtgaaacaccaaggcaacttcatttctcctgttaTAAAACTTGTTCTCTAGAAATCCATTGAAAAGTATATGCAATAACTCATCAACTAGTAACAATTGGCACTAACTCTAACACCACCACAGCTCACAAACACCCTATATACCATGACCTACTTGGCCCCAGGTCACAAATACTAAATCTAATATTTAATGtcaattgttgtttttcttgtcaTTCTACAGGTTTTGTTGGTTTGTTCACATTTCTACTGTTATGGCCGTGTTTCTTCTTTCTTCATTATACTCACTGGGAAGCGTTTAAACTTCCCAATAATATGGCCTGGTTATATCTAGTTATCAATGGACTAGTTGGAACTGTTATCTCAGAGTTTCTTTGGTTGTGGTAAGTATAGCCTGGTTATTACTAGTTATCAATTGGCTAGTTTGAACTGTTCTCTCAGACTTTGTTTAGTAAGGTAAGTATTGACTGGTTATATCTAGTTATCAATGGACTAGTTGGAACTGTTATCTCAGAGTTTCTTTGGTTATGGTAAGTATATCCTGGTTATTACTAGTTATCAATTGGCTAGTTTGAACTGTTCTCTCAGACTTTGTTTAGTAAGGTAAGTATTGACTGGTTATATCTAGTTATCAATAGACTAGTTGGAACTCTTATCTCAGAGTTTCTTTGGTTATGGTAAGTATAGCCTGGGTATTACTAGTTATCAATTGGCTAGTTTCAACTGTTCTCTCAGACTTTGTTTAGTAAGGTAAGTATTGACTGGTTATATCTAGTTATCAATGGACTAGTTGGAACTGTTATCTCAGAGTTTCTTTGGTTGTGGTAAGTATATCCTGGTTATTACTAGTTATCAATTGGCTAGTTTGAACTGTTCTCTCAGAATTGTTTTGGTTGTTGTAAGTATAGCCTGGTTATGTCTATTTATCAGtggtctagttggaaaattcgCTGGGAGTTTCTTTTGTTGATTTAATTTGACATATGCGTTATCAGAAGCTAGTAACCATGTGCAAAATTAATCtagttttgtgtttatttcacAGGGGGTGTTTTTTGACGTCGTCCCTCATAGCTACATTATCACTCAGTTTAACCATTCCACTATCAATGTTACTGGACATCGTACTGAATAGGGTAAGTAATTATATAACAAATGTCTGTGTCAGATATTACTGGAATCATATGAACACAAATTTACTAGTAAGATATTTTAAAGTGGAAAAAACTTGGTTTTATAAGCTCTTTCCTCAAGTggaaatacttacataaaaccttgatgaAACTAtgctagtataatgttaatgttgatacgTACCTTCTATGATGTTGTAAATGTCACTTTGAATAGTGTAGACTAGTAATGCTAGTATACTAGCAATGGCAATGCTATTGCCTTCTAGTTTTGTGGTGTTGTCACAGTTAATACCACAGTAAAGGGTGTCATTGACAtgagaaacacacacacacattcacacatactcatgcacacacacatatacagacactcacatatttacacacacaaacacacgtaGATACAGACAAACACGCACATGCACCcgcacacacagagacagacacacgtacacatacacacacacacacacacacacacagacatgtatacacagacacactcatATACACAGATAAATTCAgacatttaaaatgaaaatcccCTTTTTAAAAGAGGGTGGTTtgaattaataatttatttttttagcgCCTATGAGATACTACCTAACAGTTTGggtattaaaagtaataaacAGAGGCTAATTAATATATCTTGTGTATTTGTCAACAGGTGATGTTTAATTGGATGTTCTTTCTTGGCACAGTGCCAGTATTTTTATCCTTCTTTGTGGTAGCATTACTTAGTCATTATGATGATTGGGACCCAGTTTTACTCGGATTAAAACATctcattttctgtttttatcGAAGGAGAACTCCACACAGGTAATGTTGTACTATCACAATATCCCAGAGTTTTGTCTTGGTGTTAGTATAGTTCTACTAACATATACACCAAGCCAAGGCATGTGTACTGCAAAGTTCAACACACAAGAATgtgtattgaatttgaaattgccAATAACCTCTCTGTTTAATCTGAATGGACATTATAGGTAAATTTGTTGTGTAACCATAGTTACATGTGGCAGGATGGCTAGTTACAAGTGTCTGTGTCAATACAAGACCCACTTGTATTTCACCAGAGTTGTTTGTGGTAATTATAAATTCAATACACATTCCTGGGCATCGTAGTGCATGTGTTTTTGGCGTTAGCTGCAGCACTGTAGTAACACCAAGGCAGGTTGATGGGCTACTATCACAACAAGTATATAGCAAAATTTGATGTAGATATTGTTTCAACTATAAAATCATGTAACCATAGCAATTCGTTACTTTCCTGATCTCTGTGTCACCCATATCCAGGTGCACTTGcgagacaaacaaacaacctATTCAAACCTAATGAGAATTTCTTCAGTGTCTTAGTCAGCCATAGAAAccaattaaaatataaatcacTGTTCGTGGAAGAGGCATTGTGAGAATTAGGACCAAAACAGTATTAGTAATATGAATAATACTAAGAAGCTGATAACGATGTTCCATTCTGTTTGTAGATTACCTGAAGATCGTGAGCAAAGAGAGAGTTTGATTGGTATGCATAATATGAGAGACAGCAGAGAATCTATGGATTGTTGTTCCAGCTAAGGTTCAGTGTGTAAACTTATAAAAACCATAGTTGTCAGCTGGGTTGTAACTTCACACATTTTGCTTTTGAAATCTGTGAATACGCAGAGTGGAGAATTCCgatatatagaatgaaatatacatatgttgtgttgttgaaGTGAAAGTGAAACATACGGCATACAACTGAGTTGATTGAGTGTGAAAATTGAAACACAGTTTAGAACTCACGGATATGCAGAATGTAgcacacattgtatatattttgttccTTCTTGAGTTGgaattgaaattgaaacttGGTGAATACAACTGAGTTGAGCGAGAATGATTATTGGAATTCAGTTCAGAACTCACAGATATGCGTAATGtagcatacattgtatgtatttcattccTCCAGTGGGAACTGAAATTGAAACTTTGTGAATACAACTAGTGGAAAGTAAAAATTGAAACTTGGCTGACGTTAAATTGTTATACGGTATTTGTCTTTCagttgtgtgtgtatatagagttttcaattttacatgGTAACACTGCCAAAGTGACCCCATGTATGTACAAGACAAGTGTCAATAGTTAAAGATATCTGCAGTTCCAAGACAGTGGTGTTCCTTATTTCGTAAGACATTATCATGAGGAAAACTCTGTGGAAGCGATGCAGAATAACCAAAGATTAGGCTAGCATGTCAGGTAGTGATAGTTTTTACCTTGCCAATTTCAGGACACTGATTTTgatgtgttatatatatttcaggGGTTTCACCACCAAACACAAAACAATAtgatttgtgtacatttcaaatatagaAATCACCTTGGAAACGTTTGGAAGTAGAAGATACTAGTTTATACATTGCCAGTTATTTTACACAGAAGTCTCACCCACCAAAATTACATGGTATATCCACCATTGTGTGTACGCacatttcatttctgtaaaGGAGATCTGTGCATTTACACATGCTATATCATACACTTTCTGGCCAATTGTAAAGAAATTATTGGCGTCAGACTCGAGTCTACTCTGGTCTTTGTAATGTTAACAGTAGAAATCACCATGTTAAAATTATGATGATGACAAATGAAGAAAACTGAAATTTCAAGATTTTgctaaaatatcaattttcagaTGTCATATCTGAGCATTTGTTTCTGTAAATAATGGTCACGAATTATGTGTAAATTAGTGAtaacatgtaaataatttacattAGGAGTAAGGAAATttctgcaatattttttttagtaatttctaatgatctttttttttcgaGTTTTAGTTTTTTCAATATCAGGAAATTCAGAATGATTGAAGAATGGTAGCGCAAGTTTATGACAACTCGTCACATGCAAGTTAAATAGTTACACCCAATTTGTTATATGCTGGTTAtgctaaaaacaaaagatttcatggtttggccactaggtgtGCTATTCGCAAGAGGTCTTGAGGACAAAATGTGAGGGCCAGAATAGTAGAGTATGGTAGCGTAAAGTTCCTGCTGTGCTATTTTCATagtgactaccagtaatcaaaacatgcctaATCACTAATGTAATGCTCTTTGAAGAATACAGttcttttacacacattttattCACTGCTTCATGCATTGCCATACGATCAGCAACCATGTTGAAAATTTAGTCCTCACTTTGCCAAATGTGAGGTGTCCCAGTTGTAATGCTTACTTCCTAAATGGTCAGCACTTTGGTAACCAGAATATGACGTATTAGAAGTTAGGCATTTCTTAATCATTCGTACATGTTGCGTGACCATGTAAATCTGTGACTCAAAATTGACATTAACACTATCCAGATTAGCTCTATACTAGATGTTACTGGTCACTATACACACCAACAGGGACTCAATTAAGCCATAAACAAATGCTTCAAATGTGTGTTattaatataaacattgtgCTCATGCCTCATGCCTGTGTTGTGACCAGCTAGTGATGCTTCTTGATACCTATAAACGTTGTAAATATGCGACATGCCTCATgatgaaacaatatttttttgatGTTCATAACATTTGCCTAAGTACCCGGGTAAGCATTTTGTAAGTAAGCAGATAAATCCATCAAAACTAAGTCCTAAAGACTAATATTGATTGGGCCTGGTACACACACAGTGCTAATGTACAGAAGGCAGCATTTTAGCCActacatgttttaatattttttctgtgcaaaaatgcaaaaaatgcGTCTTAGCAAGATTTTCTAGGTTTTGCAGTATATTGTACACACTGAGGACCTTGTGTATAGAGTGGATAGTATGTGTTGTGATCTTTATATCAGTATGTATGCTGGTGCTATGGTAAACCAAAGAGTAAAGTACAAAGTTGTTATTTAACTATCAGCATATCCACATCTACCTAGCTATAAGCATATAACATTTCTGAAAaactgttttcttttgttttccaaAAAACTGGCAAATTCTTGTATTTGAAAGAATGAACAAAtttttttgatacgtatcaAAGTATGCTTGTGAAGTATTTGCACTTTaacatgtgtaaatattcaCCTTGAAAGAAACTGATTGTTATTTTTAGTGAGACTGGGTGTAAAATCTGGAAACAAAACTGTCTTTGTTTTGGTAGTTTCGGTATGCGTGTCTGGTGAAATAAGGAGTTTATTGTAGTAGGCTGTAGATTTGTACATATCCTTACAAAGAGCACAATGTCCGTTTTCTAGTTCATCTTTCCAAACCTTCAATGTTGTTATCAAGATAAATTT
Above is a genomic segment from Glandiceps talaboti chromosome 20, keGlaTala1.1, whole genome shotgun sequence containing:
- the LOC144450488 gene encoding solute carrier family 35 member F5-like, giving the protein MATVNSYSLNVGRSRRITIGVIILLVVDLIWVASSEVTRYIFKNEDYEKPFFSTYLKISMFMLYLLGFLFWRPWREQCCMKVRTKSVTLNIDPETALEESDLEHDNVLSDPLYVPVKFNDSDKDSSGSRSSSLSDLTDNEKVHTINKKGVRFSNVMEVRHMSDAQADAAKLARLSYTASLKAREDAIKAANKLPVCEVAKLSLLFCFVFFLGNMAYQEALADTQVAVVNILSSTSGLFTLLLAALFPSSHGDKFTLTKLVSVLFTIGGIVLVSFSDNTSTGDQVQLGAIWALCGALLYAIYLVMLKRKVDNEERIDIPMFFGFVGLFTFLLLWPCFFFLHYTHWEAFKLPNNMAWLYLVINGLVGTVISEFLWLWGCFLTSSLIATLSLSLTIPLSMLLDIVLNRVMFNWMFFLGTVPVFLSFFVVALLSHYDDWDPVLLGLKHLIFCFYRRRTPHRLPEDREQRESLIGMHNMRDSRESMDCCSS